DNA sequence from the Pedobacter schmidteae genome:
CAGCATGCATTTGGTTATGTCCATTCAATACTGACGTCTTAGGGTCACGTCCCATTCTTGCCGTCCCCATTTCATGCACAGTTTCGCCTCCTTTACGGTTATAATTAAAGGGTTCAATATCTTTAAAACCAGCCTTTCTAAGCATCTCAACACAAGTATTCTGAATATCTTCCATCATTCTTTCTTCATTCTTTTCAAAAGAGAAATTTATACTCACTAACGGCAATCCCCAGGCATCCTTTTTTTCTTTGTCTAAAGTTACTGAATTTTCATAGTAAGGTAAGCACTCACCCCACCCTGCCATCCAAATAGTCCAGGGGCCAGGACTAGCTAATTTTCGTTTAAAATCAACACCAAAACCTGATAGATTTTGTGAACGATCCCGCCATTCCTGTCGCTCTCCATGACCGTTTATGCAATACCCTCTAATAAAATTCAGGTCTTCTCCCTGACCGAGGTTACGATACCTTGGGATTAAAAAACCAGACGGCCTTCTGCCCTTATAATAAAGCTCTTTAAAGTCATCATGTACACCGTACGCACCTGCTGAGGAATGATGATCCATTAAATTATGTCCAACCTGTCCGCTATCATTCCCCAGACCATTTGGAAATCTTTCAGACGTAGAATTCAATAAAATAGCTGCTGTTGCTATTGTTGAAGCATTTAAAAAAATAATTTTTGCATAAAACTCTTCCTCTTTGTGTGTATTGGTATCTATAATTCTCACACCGGTAGCTTTTTGTGAATGCTCGTCATATATAATTTCTTTTACGATAGAAAATGGCCTCAAGGTAAGATTCCCAGTTGCAGCAGCAGCGGGTATGGTTGAACTATTGCTACTAAAATAACCACCATATGGACAACCGCGCGTACATAAGTTCCTATTCATACATGGCCCCCGGTTATCCCAACCTTTTGTTAGGTTAGCAACCCTGGCAATCGTTAAAACTCTATTTTCATTTTTTTTTATATTCTCAGCCAGATGCTGCTCGATGCAATTCAACTCCATAGCTGGCAAAAACTTACCATCAGGCAAATGAGATAGATTTTCGCATTTACCACTAACTCCTATATACGACT
Encoded proteins:
- a CDS encoding GMC oxidoreductase is translated as MIKGAENRNYDSIVIGSGISGGWAAMELCKKGLKTLLLDRGRNVEHIKDYPTATLNPWDFEYRLNNTTEEKEKNVIRGWAADEGDRHFFVEDKDHPYLQQKPFTWIRGYQVGGRSLTWGRQCYRLSDLDFEANKKEGIAVDWPIRYKDLEKWYDYVESYIGVSGKCENLSHLPDGKFLPAMELNCIEQHLAENIKKNENRVLTIARVANLTKGWDNRGPCMNRNLCTRGCPYGGYFSSNSSTIPAAAATGNLTLRPFSIVKEIIYDEHSQKATGVRIIDTNTHKEEEFYAKIIFLNASTIATAAILLNSTSERFPNGLGNDSGQVGHNLMDHHSSAGAYGVHDDFKELYYKGRRPSGFLIPRYRNLGQGEDLNFIRGYCINGHGERQEWRDRSQNLSGFGVDFKRKLASPGPWTIWMAGWGECLPYYENSVTLDKEKKDAWGLPLVSINFSFEKNEERMMEDIQNTCVEMLRKAGFKDIEPFNYNRKGGETVHEMGTARMGRDPKTSVLNGHNQMHAVKNVFITDGSCMTSSACQNPSLTYMALTARACDYAFNELKMGNL